From uncultured Roseateles sp., the proteins below share one genomic window:
- a CDS encoding phytanoyl-CoA dioxygenase family protein, translating to MIQDTFATNGFALAPAVIESNECEAIATLVALSPDSVGSRCLLPNEWCAQLARRVQNSPVVSELVPPGYVAVQCTFFEKSAERNWLVPVHQDLSIPVAERVADPALGGWSEKEGSLFVQAPIETLEQLMAVRLHLDPCSADDGPLRVVPGSHKLGRISPEAAVAARRNSEVSCPSERGGVLAMRPLLLHASSKSKGASRRRVLHFLFGPRLLKYGLRWQHAV from the coding sequence ATGATCCAAGATACTTTCGCTACGAACGGCTTTGCACTCGCGCCCGCCGTGATTGAATCCAACGAGTGCGAGGCAATCGCTACATTGGTCGCGCTGAGTCCGGATTCCGTCGGTTCTCGGTGCCTCTTGCCAAATGAGTGGTGCGCCCAGCTGGCTAGGCGCGTTCAGAACTCCCCGGTGGTATCAGAGCTTGTCCCTCCTGGCTATGTTGCCGTGCAGTGCACGTTCTTCGAGAAGTCCGCGGAACGGAATTGGCTGGTCCCGGTTCACCAGGACCTAAGTATTCCCGTCGCCGAACGGGTCGCCGATCCAGCTCTTGGTGGTTGGTCGGAGAAAGAAGGCTCTCTTTTCGTTCAAGCGCCCATTGAGACTCTCGAGCAATTGATGGCTGTTCGCCTTCATCTCGATCCGTGCTCGGCCGACGATGGGCCACTGCGCGTTGTCCCTGGGTCGCACAAGCTAGGTCGCATTTCGCCCGAGGCCGCCGTTGCGGCGCGGCGAAACTCTGAGGTAAGCTGCCCTTCGGAACGAGGCGGAGTTCTCGCGATGCGTCCACTCTTGCTGCATGCATCGTCAAAGTCAAAGGGTGCGAGCCGTCGGCGCGTACTGCACTTTCTCTTCGGTCCGCGTTTGCTGAAATACGGTCTGCGGTGGCAGCATGCGGTCTAA
- a CDS encoding GNAT family N-acetyltransferase, whose amino-acid sequence MQIRDLSITDIDPVRELLATNGWAARVADKEQFEALLQNSQRTAVALASGQVIGFARGITDGLSNGYLSMVVVDQAYRGRGAGRALVEHIVGTNSSITWVLRAGRDGASGFFGKLGFSVSSVAMERTRAHTDA is encoded by the coding sequence ATGCAAATCCGCGACCTCAGCATCACCGATATTGATCCTGTCCGTGAGCTTCTCGCCACAAACGGCTGGGCTGCACGAGTGGCGGACAAAGAGCAATTCGAGGCGCTGCTTCAGAACTCACAGCGAACTGCAGTCGCTCTCGCTTCAGGACAAGTCATCGGCTTCGCGCGCGGGATCACAGACGGCCTTTCAAACGGCTATCTTTCCATGGTCGTCGTTGACCAAGCGTATCGCGGTCGCGGAGCCGGCCGTGCGTTGGTCGAGCACATCGTCGGCACAAATTCGAGCATTACTTGGGTCTTGCGAGCTGGCCGTGATGGCGCCTCCGGCTTCTTCGGCAAGCTCGGGTTTAGTGTTTCCTCCGTTGCAATGGAGCGAACTCGTGCACACACTGATGCCTAA